A section of the Corynebacterium auris genome encodes:
- a CDS encoding response regulator: MIRVLLADDHEIVRLGLRAVLEEAEDIMVVGEVATAEGAISTAQAGGIDVILMDLRFGAGPEGNRVTTGAEATAEIRRSMAHPPKVLVVTNYDTDADILGAIEAGAVGYLLKDAPPEELLAAVRSSAKGDTAMSPGVKNRLETRDRTPRTSLTPRELEVLQLVAGGASNREIGRELMLSEATVKSHLVHIYDKLGVRSRTSAVASAREQGVL; this comes from the coding sequence ATGATTCGTGTTCTGCTCGCTGACGACCACGAGATTGTCCGGCTTGGGCTGCGCGCCGTGCTGGAGGAGGCCGAGGACATCATGGTCGTCGGTGAGGTGGCCACCGCGGAGGGGGCGATTTCCACGGCGCAGGCAGGGGGAATCGACGTGATCCTCATGGACCTGCGCTTCGGCGCCGGGCCGGAGGGAAACCGCGTGACCACGGGCGCCGAAGCGACCGCCGAGATCCGCCGCTCCATGGCACACCCGCCGAAGGTGCTGGTGGTGACCAATTACGACACCGACGCCGACATCCTCGGGGCCATCGAGGCCGGGGCCGTGGGCTACCTGCTCAAGGACGCCCCGCCCGAGGAGCTCCTCGCTGCCGTGCGTTCCAGCGCGAAGGGCGACACCGCGATGAGCCCCGGGGTGAAAAACCGCCTGGAAACGCGCGACCGCACCCCGCGCACCTCCCTGACCCCGCGCGAGCTCGAAGTGCTCCAGCTCGTGGCGGGTGGGGCATCGAACCGCGAGATCGGCCGGGAGCTCATGCTTTCCGAGGCGACGGTGAAATCACACCTCGTCCACATCTACGACAAGCTGGGGGTGCGCTCCCGCACCTCCGCCGTGGCCTCGGCGCGGGAGCAGGGCGTGCTCTAA
- a CDS encoding sensor histidine kinase — MNPRLAPPGEPSPEVPDNKALDIGITVLSLTLLLISLGALINMPLDLALLHIVLVSVFSFLLFYGMVEMHRWGHLGRSLWLTSLTVLWVADSLFTPVAVYWVFILFFVYLRAFNNWVGLVWVALGLGISIGIQLPDGVTLGGIIGPVLSALVVVASNYAFTTIARVSKEREQLIDELLATRRQLADTERAAGISQERERLAHEIHDTVAQGLSSIQMLLHAAERDLEATGLTAQERESPQRRMETARRAASNSLAETRAMIAALAPAPLKETSLGEALNRIAADFSQAGGMRIEVATDGEVAQLPMRTEAGLLRIAQGAVSNAVQHSGASRVRVTLTYNPGEVRLDVVDNGRGFDVAAQGQTPTGMGHLGLDAMRTRAEELGGHLEVESAPGGPTAVSVALPGTIIQKEDET; from the coding sequence ATGAATCCCAGACTAGCGCCGCCGGGCGAGCCCTCCCCGGAGGTGCCCGACAACAAGGCCCTCGACATCGGCATTACGGTGCTGAGCCTGACGCTGCTGCTGATTTCGCTCGGCGCGCTGATCAACATGCCGCTGGACCTCGCGCTGCTGCACATCGTGCTCGTCTCGGTGTTCTCCTTCCTCCTGTTCTACGGGATGGTGGAGATGCACCGCTGGGGCCACCTCGGCCGCTCCCTGTGGCTGACGTCTCTGACCGTGCTGTGGGTCGCCGACTCGCTTTTCACGCCCGTGGCCGTCTACTGGGTGTTCATCCTCTTCTTCGTCTACCTGCGCGCCTTCAACAACTGGGTGGGATTGGTGTGGGTCGCCTTGGGCCTGGGCATCTCCATCGGTATCCAGCTGCCGGACGGGGTGACGCTCGGCGGGATCATCGGCCCGGTGCTCTCCGCCCTTGTGGTGGTGGCCTCCAACTACGCCTTCACCACCATCGCCCGTGTGAGCAAGGAGCGCGAGCAGCTTATCGACGAGCTCCTGGCCACCCGGAGGCAGCTCGCGGACACGGAGCGCGCGGCCGGGATCTCCCAGGAGCGCGAGCGCCTCGCCCACGAGATCCACGACACGGTGGCGCAGGGGCTGTCCAGCATCCAAATGCTGCTGCACGCCGCCGAGCGCGACCTGGAGGCGACGGGGCTGACGGCACAGGAGCGTGAGTCCCCGCAGCGACGGATGGAGACGGCGCGCAGGGCGGCGTCGAATAGCCTCGCGGAGACGAGGGCGATGATCGCCGCGCTCGCGCCCGCGCCGCTGAAGGAGACCTCGCTCGGGGAGGCACTCAACCGCATCGCGGCGGACTTCTCGCAGGCCGGCGGCATGCGCATCGAGGTGGCGACGGACGGCGAAGTCGCGCAGCTGCCGATGCGCACCGAGGCCGGGCTGCTGCGCATCGCCCAGGGAGCCGTGTCGAACGCGGTGCAGCACTCGGGGGCGAGCCGCGTCCGGGTGACCCTGACGTACAACCCGGGCGAGGTGCGCCTGGACGTGGTTGACAACGGGCGTGGCTTTGACGTCGCGGCGCAGGGGCAGACGCCGACCGGAATGGGGCACCTCGGGCTGGACGCTATGCGCACCCGGGCCGAGGAGCTGGGCGGGCACCTGGAGGTCGAATCCGCCCCCGGCGGGCCGACGGCCGTTTCCGTCGCGCTTCCGGGTACCATCATCCAAAAGGAGGATGAAACATGA
- a CDS encoding DUF2020 domain-containing protein, with protein sequence MRITLPTVFAASLLLAGCAGEPAQDEPAPNEPAPNEPAPSDAPAAQDEQTGPPPNAAPVAERGSAAECPYLDTAWVEEANGQRVTDIGTDPRFDPPACVFWSYPDEPQLTVLVRHMPSPEEAMAVVDWAAPIEVTDPADQPPGWNGGRAGGGVLPGAVGALYAVAKGPVAVSVWTNQNESVKAQTVAEQVIATLGL encoded by the coding sequence ATGCGCATTACCCTACCCACCGTGTTCGCGGCGTCCCTGCTGCTGGCCGGGTGCGCCGGGGAGCCGGCGCAGGACGAGCCGGCGCCAAACGAGCCGGCGCCAAACGAGCCGGCGCCCAGCGACGCACCGGCCGCGCAGGACGAGCAAACGGGGCCGCCGCCAAACGCCGCACCCGTCGCCGAGCGCGGCTCCGCCGCCGAGTGCCCCTACCTGGACACGGCCTGGGTGGAGGAGGCCAACGGGCAGCGGGTCACCGACATTGGCACGGACCCGCGCTTCGACCCCCCGGCCTGCGTGTTCTGGTCCTACCCGGACGAGCCTCAGCTGACAGTCCTGGTGCGCCACATGCCCAGCCCGGAGGAGGCGATGGCGGTGGTCGACTGGGCCGCCCCGATCGAGGTCACCGACCCGGCCGACCAGCCCCCCGGCTGGAACGGCGGCCGCGCCGGCGGCGGGGTCCTGCCGGGCGCCGTCGGGGCGCTCTACGCCGTGGCGAAGGGCCCGGTGGCGGTGAGCGTGTGGACCAACCAGAACGAGTCCGTCAAGGCACAGACGGTGGCCGAGCAGGTCATCGCCACCCTGGGGCTGTAA
- a CDS encoding TIGR00730 family Rossman fold protein codes for MGERNVAAAVLRDPAGAVLCVRRAPSPLFELPAEAIEPGETPLRAALRAAKRGTGLRLDPRELTPLGAFTARAPGHPGHAVRASVYEHTGPAADPAAPSSTCGAELAWIHPARPGAHELAPLARAVFPALVPRRLRAVAVYAGANPGTNPENLELASRFGAALARRGVTLVYGGSRLGVMGRVALSAMEAGGESIGVLTRHLASYELRFEGLTRLELVDTMARRKERMSELSDAVVALPGGTGTLDELFAEWAGQQLGLHRTPIGLLGARFWAPFVALVDHMVAEGFIRREDRESLVLADDPDELLDALCAWVAPPPRWG; via the coding sequence ATGGGCGAGCGCAACGTCGCCGCCGCCGTGCTGCGAGATCCCGCCGGGGCGGTGCTGTGCGTGCGCCGCGCCCCGAGCCCCCTGTTCGAGCTGCCCGCGGAGGCAATCGAGCCGGGCGAAACCCCGCTGCGCGCCGCCCTGCGCGCCGCCAAGCGCGGCACCGGGCTGCGGCTTGACCCCCGCGAGCTCACCCCGCTGGGCGCCTTCACCGCCCGCGCTCCCGGGCACCCCGGCCACGCGGTGCGCGCCAGCGTCTACGAGCACACCGGCCCCGCTGCGGACCCCGCCGCGCCGAGCTCAACCTGTGGCGCCGAGTTGGCGTGGATCCACCCGGCCCGCCCCGGGGCGCACGAACTCGCGCCGCTCGCGCGGGCGGTTTTCCCGGCGCTTGTGCCGCGCCGGCTCCGGGCGGTGGCCGTTTACGCCGGCGCGAACCCGGGGACCAACCCCGAAAACCTCGAACTGGCCAGCCGCTTCGGGGCTGCGCTCGCCCGGCGCGGCGTCACCCTCGTCTACGGCGGCAGCCGCCTGGGCGTGATGGGGCGCGTCGCCCTGTCGGCGATGGAGGCCGGCGGGGAGTCGATAGGCGTGCTCACCCGGCACCTGGCCAGCTACGAGCTGCGGTTCGAGGGACTGACCCGCCTCGAGCTCGTGGACACGATGGCGCGGCGCAAGGAGCGGATGAGCGAGCTGAGCGACGCCGTGGTTGCCCTGCCGGGCGGCACCGGCACCCTCGACGAGCTCTTCGCCGAGTGGGCCGGGCAGCAGCTCGGCCTGCACCGCACCCCGATCGGCCTGCTCGGGGCGCGTTTCTGGGCCCCCTTCGTGGCCCTGGTCGACCACATGGTCGCCGAGGGCTTCATCCGCCGCGAGGACCGGGAGTCCCTCGTGCTCGCCGACGACCCCGACGAGCTTCTCGACGCCCTCTGCGCCTGGGTCGCCCCGCCGCCGCGCTGGGGCTAG
- a CDS encoding class E sortase — MSTARPRPHPRPAPSQVVGEILLTLGVLLLLFAFYEAFWTNLHSRGLQNDAQEALDQQWVNPRTTSSPQLGDAFARMYIPAFGTDYRFAIIEGVDEEELLAGPGRYPDTQMPGQPGNFAVAGHRVGKGAPFNDLGRLRACDAIVVETQTQWVTYRVMPLSADPLERAAEAAPCMPTETAQRVAAGDYGHVAGRHITLPADVGVLNPLPGSGSNELVPGLEAVMTLTTCHPQFSNAERMIIHAVQTDVADKSAGMPDAMTEVS; from the coding sequence ATGAGTACTGCCCGGCCCAGACCACACCCGCGCCCGGCACCGAGCCAGGTCGTCGGTGAGATTTTGCTGACGCTGGGCGTGCTGCTGCTTCTTTTCGCGTTCTACGAAGCGTTCTGGACCAACCTGCACTCGCGGGGCCTGCAAAACGACGCCCAAGAGGCCCTCGATCAGCAGTGGGTCAACCCGCGCACCACCTCGTCGCCCCAGCTTGGCGACGCGTTCGCCCGCATGTACATCCCGGCCTTCGGCACTGACTACCGCTTCGCCATCATCGAGGGCGTCGACGAGGAGGAGCTCCTCGCCGGGCCGGGCCGCTACCCGGACACGCAGATGCCGGGGCAGCCGGGAAACTTCGCGGTGGCGGGCCACCGGGTGGGCAAGGGCGCCCCCTTCAACGACCTCGGCCGCCTGCGCGCCTGCGACGCCATCGTGGTGGAAACCCAGACGCAGTGGGTCACCTACCGCGTCATGCCGCTCTCCGCCGACCCCCTCGAGCGGGCGGCGGAGGCGGCGCCCTGCATGCCCACCGAGACGGCCCAGCGCGTCGCCGCGGGGGACTACGGGCACGTGGCCGGGCGCCACATCACCCTGCCGGCGGACGTGGGCGTGCTCAACCCGCTGCCGGGCTCGGGCAGCAACGAGCTCGTCCCGGGGCTCGAGGCGGTGATGACGCTGACGACGTGCCACCCCCAGTTCTCCAACGCGGAGCGCATGATCATCCACGCCGTGCAGACGGACGTGGCGGACAAGTCGGCGGGCATGCCCGACGCGATGACGGAGGTGTCCTAG